The Halichoerus grypus chromosome 14, mHalGry1.hap1.1, whole genome shotgun sequence genomic interval tctacagattcaatgcaaaacccatcaaaataccatccactttcttcaaagaaatggaacaaataatcctaaaatttgtatggaaccagaaaagaccccgcatagccagaggaatgttgaaaaagaaaagcaaagctggcggcatcacaattccggacttccagctctactacaaagctgtcatcatcaagacagtatggtactggcacaaaaacagacacatagatcaatggaacagaatagagagcccagaaatggaccctcaactatatggtcaactgatctttgacaaagcaggaaagaatgtccaatggaaaaaagacagtctcttcaacaaatggtgttgggaaaattggacagccacatgcagaagaatgaaactggaccatttccttacaccacacacaaaaatagactccaaatggttgaaagacctcaatgtgagacaggagtccatcaaaatcctaaaggagaacacaggcagcaacttcttcgacttcagccgcagcaacttcttcctagaaacatcgccaaaggcaagggaagcaagggcaaaaatgaactattgggacttcatcaagataaaaagcttttgcaaagcaaaggaaacagtcaacaaaaccaaaagacaaccgacagaatgggagaagatatttgcaaatgacatatcagataaagggctagtatccaaaatctataaagaactcatcaaactcaacacccaaagaacaaagaatccaatcaagaaatgggcagaagacatgaacagacatttttccaaagaagacatccaaacggccaacagacacatgaaaaagtgtttaatatcgctcggcatcagggaaatccaaatcaaaacctcaatgagataccacctcacaccagtcagaatggctaaaattaacaagtcaggaaatgacagatgttggcgtggatgcggagaaaggggaaccctcctacactgttggtgggaatgcaagctggtgcagccactctggaaaacagtatggaggttcctcaaaaagttgaaaatagagctaccatatgatccagcaattgcactcctgggtatttaccccaaagatacaaaagtagggacccgaaagggtacgtgcaccccgatgtttatagcagcaatgtccacaatagccaaactgtggaaagagccaagatgtccatcaacagatgaatggataaagaagaagtggtatatatatacaatggaatattatgcagccatcaaaaggaatgagatcttgccatttgcaatgacgtggatggaacttgagggtattatgctgagcgaaataagtcaaacagagaaagacatgtatcatatgacctcactgatatgaggaattcttaatctcaggaaacaaactgagggttgctggagtggtggggggtgggagggatggggtgactgggtgatggacactggggagggtatgtgctctagtaagcgctgtgaattgtgcaagactgttgaatctcagatctgtacctctgaaacaaataatgcaatatatgttaagaaagaaaaaaagaagaagaaaaatgtagcagaaggggaacaatgaagggggggaaatcggagggggagaagaaccatgagagacgatggactctgaaaaacaaactgagggttctagaggggaggggggtgggaggatgggttagcctggtgatgggtattgaggagggcacgttctgcatggagcactgggtgttatgcacaaacaatgaatcatggaacactatatctaaaactaatgatgtaatgtatggggattaacataacaataataaaaaaaaaaaaacaccggaAAAGACTCTGGAGGCAGGGGATAATactggaaaaaacaacaaatggttGAGAAAACCATGCTCTGAACCCAAGAAGAAATtgcagaaaggaaagcaaaaagagaagtagaaagtaaGGGCAATGTTTCAGAAATTGAAAACTCCTATGTCCCCGACTTAAGCCACACACACAAGGGAAGATGTTCAGAGGACCCAGGGCCACGGTTCCCAGACTTGcccaccccagccaggccagCAGCATCTGCAGATTCCCCAAAggccctgcccttttccttcttGGTGGCCCTGGTGGTGCTCAGTTGCAACTCGCTCTGCTCTCTGGGATGTGACCTGCCGCAGAACCATGGCCTGTTTGCCTGGAGGGCCTTGACGCTCCTGGGACAAATGAGGAGAATGTCTGCTAGCTCTTGTGACAAGTACACAAGTGACTTTGCCTTCCCCAAGGAGGTGCTTGATGGCAAGCAGTTGCAGAAGGCTCAAGCCCTCTCTGTCGTCCATGTGATGAACCAGAAGATCTTCCACCTCTTCTGCACAGAGGCCTCATCTGCTGCTTGGAACAAGACCCTCCTAGAGGAATTCTGCTCCGGACTTTCTGAGCAGCTGACCGACCTGGAAGCCTGTCCCATGCAGGAGGCGGGGCTGGGAGAGCCTCCCCTCATGAAGGTGGACTCCATCCTGAGGAACTACTTCCAAAGAATCTCCCTCTATCTGCAAGAGAAGCAATACAGCCCTTGTGCCTGGGAGATTGTCAGAGCGGAAATCATGAAACCCTTGTATTCATCAACAACCTTGCAAAAAAGATTAAGGAGCAAGAAGTGAGACCCGGTTCAACGTGGAAATGATTCCCTCTGACTACTAATATCACACTTTCCCTTGTTCTTCCGTGTCAAAGACTCTCATTTCTGCTATTATGGTGAAATGAACATCAATTTGTCACATGTTCTCAGGAGTATTAAGCAACATCAAGTCAACTCTACAAACACCGTGACTTTCAGATGACCATGCTGATATACTTATTTAACTCtatatgtatttcattatttataagattgaaattattttttattatataatattaggtGTACCTTCACTTTGTggttaatagaaataaatgtgctttacatttattaaattttttatttttttgttcattaaatGTTTCTATAGAGAAAttgttgtatttgtttcttatatAGAGGAAACAAGTCTAATTATAACCTGATGAAAGATGCATTGTAGAACTCAGTGACACATTATCCGTGATTCACTTTAGAAATAATACCATAGACTTCCTTGAAGACAGTTTGTATGTTGTCATCAGGATAAAGGCAGACATAACAAATCAATGCCCTGTCTGTATCTTGAGGTTTGTAGAAAAACCAACCTCCAAACGATAATCATAGGGAAGTAATACCAGTTAAGTTAAAGGGTAGAatgagaagaagggaaaatatgAATTCTAGAAGTAGACGAGGAAACACACACATCAGGACATAGAATCAAAAGTGCTAGATAGCTTCCACAGTAGACTGGTAGACATCCAAGTGTGACTATTCTTTATAAATGGATCCTTGAGTCTGCCATTTACAAGCCATTCCATTCATTTAAGGCCCAGCAAGGGAAGTGGTCCCGAGGGAAAAGGACTTAAAAGTGATGCCTCAAAGGTCCAGTGGTTAAGCGAGAAAAGAGCCACACTACAAACAAAGGAGGAATGGCCCTAAGGCAGTAGGGTAAGAGCGAATATTGGTTAAGAGTGTATTTCAAAGCCAAAAAAGGCTTCAAGGAATTGCATCAAAGCAAAAGGTGAATGGAAAGTGCCCCAAGGCTGGAATTGGAGGGGGTGTGACCCAGGTGCAAGCTGGTTTGACTGAAATAATCACCAAAAACCATACTGGCCGAGGAGGAAAGgtgaggaacagaagggaagctAGTGAGTATAGATAGGAAATAGTTTTGAGAGATTTACCTTTTTTGGGCAAATTAAAGtttgatgaaaaaatgaaaaaataattgatatgaaTGATGTATTCTAATCTCTTCTAATGtatgaaaagcaaatataaaaaaggaaacaaaaattaaagacatgcAAGTGTACAGGAACATTCTGCAAATGTAAACTACCCTGTTCTATGTAAGAGTCATGAGTAGAAAGAACAGGAGAGGATCTGGGGGCCACGGCAGCCCCTACTGGTCCCCCAGGCCACCAGAAGCCTTCAGGTGCTGTGCCCAGCCCCTCTGTGGGGCTCCAGCTCGTTCCCTGTGGCAGCCTCTCAACTCTGGGCTGTGACCTGCCTCCAGGCCCGGGTGGCTACACAGGAGGACTTGTTGCTTCTGACACAGAGGAGGAGGGTCTGTCCCTTCCCCTGACTGAGGGACATCTCTGGGACATGGTGGGTCGCCTCCAGGTCCAGGAGGCCTGGGCCATCTCTGTCCTTCACGAGATGCTCCAGCAGACCTTCACCCTCTGAGTCAAAATCAGGAGACCCATCTCTTCAtattcaaatgaagaaataaggcaagggaaaataaaacaaaaaagaaagcaggaaagggacCCGGAAATGATATTCTTGACCTACAAcattaagtcacttgcccacaTGTTCCGTCTTTCCAAGGACGCTTCTTTCTGCTTCAGTCATAGAATGCATTGagttaaattattcaaaattgtgGTTAAAATGTGTCTGTGAACCTGAGTATCTCTAAGGGCATCCCTCCATAGGTGAGGGCTATACTGAAGTTGTTCACGGGTTCGAGTATTACAGGATCCTTGGTTTCCTGTCCAACACTGAACCACTTGGAACTTTTTCCTGACCTCACAGCAGgagcaacaacaacagaaacaaccacaaaatgcAAGACAATTGAAaacaacaactcttcttagatccattCACAACTGAGGTCCCAGGGCCAGCCTCAGCACTGGTAACCAGAGAAAAAGGAGCATGCAGACAATCACACCTTACCAGGAGCAGGGATTGGGAGGAACACGAGCTGTAATGGAAGCATTGCTTGAGGCTCTGTGTGCTTACACTGCAGAGTTACCAACTCCAGGGCTCCCTAGTTACTGGAGCCCACAGGTTTGTGAGTTTTACCTTCAGAATCCCCACTAGGCTCTCTCTGTGAAGATCAGAGGACGATCTGCTGGCTtttccagcagagggagggggaaaggaatcCTTCTA includes:
- the LOC144380144 gene encoding interferon alpha-1/2-like; amino-acid sequence: MKVWKVSSNFGTCAEKRSVEMSTGSVTCPQEVEHHTHKGRCSEDPGPRFPDLPTPARPAASADSPKALPFSFLVALVVLSCNSLCSLGCDLPQNHGLFAWRALTLLGQMRRMSASSCDKYTSDFAFPKEVLDGKQLQKAQALSVVHVMNQKIFHLFCTEASSAAWNKTLLEEFCSGLSEQLTDLEACPMQEAGLGEPPLMKVDSILRNYFQRISLYLQEKQYSPCAWEIVRAEIMKPLYSSTTLQKRLRSKK